A window of Pirellula sp. SH-Sr6A contains these coding sequences:
- a CDS encoding alkaline phosphatase D family protein, translated as MSRESFNQAVRYARDRRTFLLSGGSLAVLPWVSQIGFGQTITKPSFAKDPFQIGIASGDPTPDGFVLWTRLAMDPVAVNGGMDDRDYEVTWEISDDESFSKVLRSGKSLATAKLGHSVHVEVEGLSPDRWYAYRFQCGDAISLVGRARTTPRPDAMPDSLRFAFASCQHFETGYYTAFEHMCKEPLDLILHLGDYIYEGAGKEDRLRVHAGPEIMSLADYRTRHAQYKSDPHLQAAHRLAPWLVVWDDHEFDNNYANLISEEKGIDPAQFALRRADAYQAYYENMPLRASSMPKGPDMQLFRRVPFGRLAQFDMLDTRQYRTDQPNGDGSKPITDEVLNPNATLLGNAQEKWLIEGLAKSNARWNILGQQVMMARADRAPGADRKFSMDQWSGYDASRTRLLQAVSDLKRTGTVVLTGDIHNNWANHLHVDFDKPDSPVVATELVGTSISSGGNGVEKPKYLETLLTENPFVKFHNAERGYVSCTVTPSDWKAEYQTVAFVDKPGAPKQTRATFHIDPTRPGLNA; from the coding sequence ATGTCACGAGAATCGTTTAACCAAGCCGTTCGATATGCGCGAGATCGACGCACCTTTTTGCTATCGGGGGGATCCCTCGCCGTGCTGCCATGGGTGAGTCAAATCGGTTTCGGGCAAACCATCACGAAGCCAAGTTTCGCGAAGGATCCTTTTCAGATCGGCATCGCATCGGGGGATCCGACGCCGGACGGATTCGTCCTCTGGACCCGACTCGCGATGGATCCCGTTGCCGTTAATGGGGGCATGGATGACCGCGACTACGAAGTGACTTGGGAAATCAGCGACGATGAATCGTTCAGCAAAGTCCTTCGATCGGGCAAGTCATTAGCGACCGCAAAGCTTGGGCATTCGGTCCACGTCGAAGTCGAAGGTCTCTCGCCCGATCGCTGGTACGCATACAGGTTCCAATGCGGCGATGCGATTTCGCTCGTGGGCCGGGCCCGAACAACTCCGCGCCCCGATGCGATGCCTGACTCTCTTCGGTTTGCGTTCGCCTCGTGCCAACACTTCGAGACCGGTTACTACACGGCTTTCGAACACATGTGCAAAGAACCTCTCGATCTGATCTTGCATCTCGGTGACTATATCTACGAAGGGGCTGGCAAAGAGGACAGACTTCGCGTCCATGCGGGTCCTGAGATCATGTCCCTGGCCGACTACCGTACGCGGCACGCTCAGTACAAATCCGATCCTCATCTGCAAGCCGCGCATCGATTAGCACCTTGGCTCGTCGTTTGGGATGACCATGAATTCGACAACAACTACGCGAACTTGATCTCCGAAGAAAAAGGGATCGATCCAGCTCAATTCGCGCTACGGCGAGCAGATGCCTATCAAGCGTACTACGAGAACATGCCACTCCGCGCTTCGTCGATGCCCAAGGGCCCCGATATGCAACTCTTCCGACGCGTTCCGTTCGGACGTCTTGCTCAGTTTGATATGCTCGATACACGACAGTATCGAACCGACCAACCGAACGGCGATGGCAGCAAGCCGATTACAGACGAAGTCCTCAATCCCAACGCGACGTTGCTCGGCAATGCCCAAGAAAAGTGGCTTATCGAAGGATTGGCCAAATCCAATGCACGGTGGAATATCCTCGGCCAGCAAGTCATGATGGCACGCGCGGATCGCGCACCGGGTGCGGATCGCAAGTTCAGCATGGACCAATGGTCCGGTTACGACGCATCGCGAACACGATTGCTCCAAGCCGTTTCGGACTTGAAACGGACCGGTACAGTCGTCCTTACCGGCGACATTCATAACAATTGGGCGAACCATCTCCATGTCGATTTCGACAAACCGGATAGCCCTGTCGTAGCAACCGAGCTCGTGGGAACCTCCATCTCGTCGGGTGGAAACGGCGTCGAGAAACCGAAGTACTTGGAGACTCTTCTTACGGAGAACCCGTTTGTCAAATTCCATAATGCGGAACGAGGATACGTAAGCTGCACCGTCACGCCAAGCGACTGGAAGGCAGAGTATCAGACCGTTGCATTTGTGGACAAACCAGGTGCACCGAAGCAGACGCGAGCCACGTTCCATATCGATCCAACCCGCCCAGGATTGAACGCGTAG